In Kiritimatiellales bacterium, a genomic segment contains:
- a CDS encoding sigma-70 family RNA polymerase sigma factor codes for MDGDDAKLLAAYRAGNTEALGELVEKYKRPLFSFILRFSEGREDADEVFQEVWVRAIKHMSRYREKNLLSWLFRIAHNLMIDRGRKSRSLVSFDTPAYTDGVAVGETLAAPQIGPDSETDGLEIGRKIERAAALLPLEQREVFWLRMSADLSFKEIAKIQRCSINTALARMQYAVAKLRKELAGEYRELLEAGQ; via the coding sequence ATGGATGGTGACGATGCAAAACTGCTGGCGGCCTATCGTGCCGGGAATACGGAGGCGCTCGGTGAGCTGGTCGAAAAATACAAGCGCCCGCTGTTCAGCTTCATTCTGCGGTTTTCGGAGGGGCGCGAGGATGCTGACGAGGTTTTTCAGGAAGTCTGGGTGAGAGCGATTAAACACATGAGCCGCTACCGCGAAAAAAATCTGCTGAGCTGGCTTTTCCGGATTGCACACAATCTGATGATCGACCGCGGGCGCAAAAGCCGCTCGCTGGTTTCATTTGATACGCCGGCGTACACTGACGGTGTGGCAGTCGGTGAAACGCTGGCGGCACCGCAGATCGGGCCGGACAGTGAAACGGACGGCCTGGAGATCGGCCGGAAAATTGAACGCGCGGCGGCGCTGCTGCCGTTAGAGCAGCGTGAAGTGTTCTGGCTGCGGATGAGCGCGGATTTAAGTTTTAAGGAGATTGCCAAAATTCAACGATGCTCCATCAACACCGCGTTGGCGCGGATGCAGTATGCGGTGGCAAAACTGCGCAAAGAACTTGCCGGTGAATACCGCGAACTGCTGGAGGCGGGACAATGA
- the dnaX gene encoding DNA polymerase III subunit gamma/tau — protein sequence MNPDSLALAIPASGGYIEQLMGYEVLARKWRPQIFADVIGQNHVVQTLHNAICNNRLAHAYLFVGPRGTGKTTTARILAKALNCQHREGGVEPCNRCNSCVEIMKGSSLDVIEIDGASNRGIDAIQELRDNVRYAPVRGPYKIYIIDEVHMLTREASNAILKTLEEPPPHVKFFFATTEPQKVLTTILSRCQRFDLRRISITDITAQLRKISNAEGIQTSDDALLAIARGAEGGLRDAEGALDQLISFRGKVIEESDVLSVFGLISRAQLEGLAGAILDGDIPAIIAAIDEIDKIGKDMQRVVLELLDQFRNLLIVLHAGKNATAFDLPETQLATLQTQAAKCPAGRLLRIIEILIEAENRMRYALSRRTMLEAALIRASRAATVATVDELMKQIAVLQNTPPADSGGAPAALSVDEKKNVLTDLERLKTAWPVLIEHISKGVPHARQYLMDTTPQSVTGPRVTIAVDLEFAAARASLENPRTVMFIQKTLGRFLQRDIAVDFALNPGARNRSVSGALDNKQKYYSHPVVRSVLEAFSGEIIEIRE from the coding sequence TTGAATCCGGATTCCCTTGCTCTTGCTATTCCGGCGTCGGGCGGCTACATTGAACAGCTTATGGGTTATGAAGTACTGGCAAGAAAATGGCGGCCGCAAATTTTTGCGGATGTCATCGGGCAGAATCACGTTGTGCAAACACTGCACAATGCGATTTGCAATAACCGTCTTGCACACGCCTATCTATTCGTCGGCCCGCGCGGCACCGGCAAAACCACCACCGCCCGCATTCTCGCCAAAGCGCTCAACTGCCAGCACCGGGAAGGCGGCGTTGAACCGTGTAACAGGTGCAATTCGTGCGTTGAAATCATGAAGGGTTCCAGCCTCGATGTGATTGAGATTGACGGTGCATCCAATCGCGGAATCGACGCCATCCAGGAGCTGCGCGACAATGTCCGTTATGCGCCGGTGCGCGGTCCGTATAAAATTTATATCATTGATGAAGTTCACATGCTCACGCGCGAAGCGTCCAATGCGATTCTGAAAACGCTGGAAGAACCGCCGCCGCACGTTAAATTTTTCTTTGCCACCACCGAACCGCAAAAGGTTTTGACTACGATTCTGTCGCGCTGTCAGCGGTTTGATCTGCGCCGGATTTCCATTACCGATATCACTGCGCAGCTCCGTAAAATTTCCAATGCTGAGGGGATCCAGACCAGCGACGACGCCCTGCTCGCAATCGCGCGCGGCGCCGAAGGCGGTTTGCGCGACGCCGAAGGCGCGCTTGACCAGTTAATTTCGTTCCGCGGCAAAGTGATCGAAGAAAGTGATGTACTTTCTGTGTTCGGACTTATCAGCCGCGCACAGCTTGAAGGCCTCGCCGGCGCAATCCTCGACGGGGATATTCCGGCAATCATCGCCGCGATTGATGAAATTGATAAAATTGGCAAAGACATGCAGCGCGTTGTACTGGAACTGCTCGACCAGTTTCGCAACCTGCTCATTGTTCTGCACGCCGGTAAAAACGCGACCGCGTTCGACCTGCCGGAAACGCAACTTGCCACATTGCAGACACAGGCGGCAAAATGTCCAGCCGGCCGCCTGCTGCGTATCATAGAAATTCTGATCGAAGCCGAAAACCGGATGCGCTACGCCCTTTCGCGCCGCACCATGCTTGAAGCCGCGCTGATCCGTGCTTCGCGCGCCGCAACGGTTGCCACGGTAGATGAACTGATGAAACAAATCGCCGTGCTTCAAAACACACCGCCGGCAGACAGTGGCGGTGCGCCGGCAGCACTGTCCGTTGACGAAAAAAAAAACGTTTTGACTGATCTTGAGCGGTTAAAAACCGCATGGCCGGTGCTGATTGAACACATCAGTAAAGGCGTTCCGCATGCCAGACAATATCTGATGGACACAACGCCGCAGAGCGTCACCGGGCCCCGGGTCACGATTGCCGTCGACCTTGAATTTGCCGCTGCACGCGCCAGTCTTGAAAATCCGCGCACCGTGATGTTTATTCAAAAAACCCTCGGACGGTTTTTGCAGCGCGATATTGCGGTGGACTTTGCGTTGAATCCCGGCGCCAGAAACCGTTCGGTATCCGGCGCACTGGATAACAAACAGAAATACTACAGCCATCCCGTTGTGCGCAGCGTACTCGAAGCGTTCAGCGGAGAAATTATAGAAATCAGAGAATAG
- a CDS encoding YbaB/EbfC family nucleoid-associated protein yields MDMMKMMKQVRELKKKQKALASKTVEFTASGVTVKMTGDMKPKSISIPPELIDTGNVKKIETAVLDAFKGVLNLAQAAAADEMKSLTAGMNLPF; encoded by the coding sequence ATGGACATGATGAAAATGATGAAACAGGTCAGAGAGCTGAAAAAAAAGCAGAAAGCGCTTGCTTCAAAAACCGTTGAGTTCACCGCTTCCGGTGTGACTGTAAAAATGACCGGCGACATGAAGCCAAAAAGCATCTCTATTCCGCCGGAACTCATCGACACCGGTAATGTCAAAAAAATTGAGACCGCAGTGCTCGATGCATTTAAAGGCGTACTCAATCTCGCGCAGGCCGCCGCTGCCGATGAAATGAAAAGCTTAACCGCCGGCATGAATCTGCCGTTTTAA
- the recR gene encoding recombination mediator RecR codes for MRHLLPLDNLVAALEKLPGIGKRSAERIAFALAQNRDGLARKLADALLAADEQVGSCSRCGSITVTKENPCSICTDGRRANGLICVVESAGDILKIEHSNSFNGRYHVLGGHLSPALGKGISELRVNELLTRLQPENITEVIVALGTDVESEATASYLAEILSSRNIKASRLAFGLPSGSAIAYADSTTLQRAIQGRQSF; via the coding sequence ATGAGACACCTGCTTCCACTTGATAATTTAGTTGCCGCGCTGGAAAAACTGCCGGGCATCGGCAAACGTTCGGCCGAGCGAATCGCATTTGCACTGGCACAGAATCGTGACGGGCTGGCACGCAAACTTGCCGACGCCCTGCTTGCGGCGGATGAACAGGTCGGCAGTTGTTCGCGCTGCGGCAGTATCACCGTAACCAAAGAAAATCCGTGTTCAATCTGCACCGACGGCCGGCGGGCCAATGGCTTGATCTGTGTCGTCGAAAGCGCCGGCGACATTTTAAAAATAGAACACTCCAACAGCTTTAACGGACGTTATCATGTGCTTGGCGGACATCTTTCGCCGGCGCTCGGCAAAGGCATTTCAGAATTGCGGGTTAATGAACTGCTCACACGACTGCAACCGGAAAATATCACTGAAGTAATTGTTGCGCTTGGTACCGATGTTGAAAGCGAAGCCACCGCCAGCTATCTCGCCGAAATTTTATCCAGTCGCAATATAAAAGCGTCACGGCTGGCGTTCGGGCTGCCTTCCGGCAGCGCAATTGCATACGCCGACTCCACTACGCTTCAGCGCGCCATTCAGGGACGTCAATCATTTTGA
- a CDS encoding GAF domain-containing SpoIIE family protein phosphatase, translating to MSLTATFWIVFPAGLAAAVIIVRLSLCRRRQRKENLALRRELETIFEFVHDVGEVFAEDEDISTDALLTRILFFAVKTAGASAGAIYLFNSDRTRLFARAVSGVFPPLYDAEQVKDEQLFTTAKSLETCVKTRPVAAGEGIIGIVAEVGTGIIIEDAELDARTPNYTAAFLKIRTLMAVPMRFGNEVLGAIVLINRVDGQLFTAGDLMLHQAMTDQASVPVHYAGLRAALEEKRILDRSMQTARQIQASLLPQTLPEIDSVSIAAYNLPAFDIGGDYYDVIELGNHLLGIAIADVSGKGIAGAMMMAVCQGVLRARAPLQHSPALMLSELNNVLSANLAEDMFITMLYMVINTETRAMKFARAGHERPLLKRTGSINVEMLDGNGIAIGLADSEIFNTAIEDVCVQLEPGDTVVLFTDGINEALDNKNKEWGINRLKQVIDQRADDGVDQLIQTIREQLARHVGAQPQYDDMTLVAVAVK from the coding sequence ATGTCATTGACCGCCACATTCTGGATTGTTTTTCCTGCCGGACTGGCGGCGGCAGTAATCATCGTCCGCCTGTCTCTCTGCCGGCGGCGGCAGAGAAAAGAAAATCTTGCGTTGCGCCGCGAACTGGAAACGATTTTTGAATTTGTTCATGATGTCGGCGAAGTATTCGCGGAAGATGAGGACATCTCTACGGATGCTCTGCTGACTCGTATTCTGTTTTTCGCCGTAAAAACTGCCGGTGCATCCGCCGGCGCAATTTATCTTTTTAATTCCGACCGTACACGGCTTTTCGCCCGTGCCGTTTCAGGCGTTTTTCCGCCGCTTTACGATGCGGAACAGGTAAAAGATGAGCAGCTGTTCACTACGGCAAAATCTCTTGAAACGTGTGTAAAAACCCGGCCGGTGGCCGCCGGCGAAGGGATTATCGGCATAGTTGCCGAGGTCGGAACCGGTATAATTATCGAAGATGCCGAACTGGATGCCCGCACTCCAAATTACACCGCTGCATTTTTAAAAATCCGTACGCTGATGGCCGTTCCAATGCGTTTCGGAAACGAAGTGCTCGGCGCCATTGTTTTAATCAACCGTGTTGATGGACAGCTTTTTACGGCCGGCGATCTCATGCTTCACCAGGCCATGACCGATCAGGCCTCTGTTCCTGTTCACTATGCCGGACTGCGCGCCGCACTTGAGGAAAAACGGATTCTCGACCGCAGCATGCAAACTGCGCGCCAGATTCAGGCTTCACTGCTGCCGCAAACGCTGCCGGAAATCGATTCGGTTTCCATCGCGGCATACAATCTTCCGGCCTTCGATATCGGCGGGGACTATTACGATGTAATTGAACTTGGCAATCATCTGCTTGGGATCGCAATCGCTGATGTTTCCGGAAAAGGAATTGCCGGTGCGATGATGATGGCCGTCTGTCAGGGCGTACTGCGTGCTCGCGCGCCGCTGCAGCACAGTCCTGCGCTGATGCTGTCCGAACTGAATAACGTACTCAGCGCCAATCTTGCTGAAGATATGTTTATTACCATGCTTTATATGGTCATCAATACCGAAACGCGCGCAATGAAATTTGCGCGCGCCGGACACGAACGTCCGCTGCTCAAGCGCACCGGCAGTATAAACGTAGAAATGCTGGATGGCAACGGCATTGCAATCGGTCTTGCAGATTCCGAAATTTTTAACACTGCAATTGAAGATGTTTGCGTGCAACTCGAGCCCGGCGATACAGTTGTCCTTTTTACCGACGGCATTAATGAGGCGCTTGATAACAAAAATAAAGAATGGGGTATTAACCGGCTTAAGCAGGTGATTGATCAAAGGGCGGATGACGGTGTTGATCAACTCATCCAAACCATTCGCGAACAGCTCGCCCGTCACGTCGGTGCTCAACCGCAGTATGACGATATGACCCTCGTCGCCGTTGCAGTGAAATAA
- a CDS encoding STAS domain-containing protein: MADNEQLRNDLQAAITADTVFIRVVGRGSFQVSAALKQFINEYSAKDRIAAVVIDLAECIGMDSTFMGVLAGLAWRLSKQNKKIELINVSPKNRELLETLGVARVIKHYENDNGYHIPADTPEQLAAADSTKRELAETALQAHENLMKLGDENICRFKRVVEYLQVDIDRLN, translated from the coding sequence ATGGCCGATAACGAACAGCTTCGCAACGATCTGCAGGCAGCGATCACAGCCGACACCGTTTTTATACGTGTAGTCGGCCGCGGGTCATTTCAAGTCAGTGCGGCGCTAAAACAGTTTATCAACGAATATTCGGCGAAGGACCGGATTGCCGCTGTGGTAATAGATCTTGCGGAGTGCATCGGTATGGACAGCACGTTTATGGGTGTACTTGCCGGGCTTGCATGGCGGCTCAGTAAACAGAATAAAAAAATTGAACTGATCAATGTATCGCCGAAAAACCGTGAGCTGCTTGAGACGCTCGGTGTGGCACGCGTGATTAAGCACTACGAAAATGATAACGGATATCACATTCCGGCTGACACGCCGGAACAGCTCGCAGCGGCTGATTCGACCAAAAGAGAACTGGCGGAAACTGCATTGCAGGCGCATGAAAACTTGATGAAACTTGGTGATGAAAACATTTGCCGGTTTAAACGCGTGGTCGAATATCTTCAGGTCGATATCGATAGACTGAATTAA
- the rsmI gene encoding 16S rRNA (cytidine(1402)-2'-O)-methyltransferase yields MDAGLYIVGTPIGNLGDMSARGVETLSNAALIIAEDTRQTRILLNHFAIKTHCISCHKFNEAQRCEEIIERIRAGAAIAMVTDSGMPCISDPGSRIVMVCRAAGLMVTSVPGPTAVTTALALSGFGGHGFLFAGFLPRKSGARRKILEQCAALPVPVIFYESPYRLLKTVEEIGAAAGAGRLMFTARELTKKFEELFTGTPPETLAYYAGRTVKGECVIILAPAE; encoded by the coding sequence ATGGACGCCGGACTATATATTGTTGGAACGCCGATCGGGAATCTTGGTGATATGAGCGCGCGCGGCGTTGAAACGCTGTCGAACGCCGCACTGATCATTGCAGAGGATACGCGCCAGACGCGAATTCTGCTGAATCATTTTGCCATAAAAACGCACTGCATCAGTTGTCATAAGTTTAATGAAGCGCAGCGCTGTGAAGAAATTATTGAGCGCATTCGCGCCGGCGCGGCAATTGCAATGGTGACGGATTCCGGCATGCCGTGCATCTCCGATCCGGGGTCGCGCATCGTCATGGTCTGTCGCGCTGCCGGTTTGATGGTTACGTCTGTGCCGGGACCAACGGCAGTCACCACCGCGCTCGCATTGAGCGGTTTCGGCGGACACGGTTTTTTGTTCGCCGGTTTTCTACCGCGCAAATCCGGCGCGCGCCGGAAAATTCTGGAACAGTGTGCGGCGCTGCCGGTACCGGTAATTTTCTATGAGTCACCTTATCGCCTTTTGAAAACGGTGGAAGAGATCGGTGCTGCCGCCGGCGCAGGGCGGCTGATGTTTACAGCGCGTGAACTGACGAAAAAATTTGAAGAACTGTTCACCGGTACACCGCCGGAAACGCTTGCATACTATGCCGGCAGGACCGTTAAAGGTGAATGTGTGATTATCCTTGCGCCGGCAGAATAA
- a CDS encoding Maf family protein, which produces METNPKLILASGSPRRAELLRSSGIDFEVRRPEADEIPRAGEVPAEFTERTAREKAASIQLNADEIILAADTIVTIAGTILGKPADENHAGEMLRLLAGNIHEVITGVCLRAAGKVVSFSVSTAVEFRKLADDEIVAYIKTGEPLDKAGAYAIQGGAAGMVRKINGSYSNVVGLPLCEVIEAVNGLTSES; this is translated from the coding sequence ATGGAAACCAACCCAAAACTGATTCTTGCCAGCGGATCCCCGCGCCGCGCCGAACTTTTACGCAGCTCCGGAATTGATTTTGAAGTCCGCCGGCCGGAAGCTGACGAAATCCCGCGTGCCGGCGAAGTGCCGGCAGAATTCACTGAGCGCACCGCGAGAGAAAAGGCTGCATCGATTCAGTTGAATGCAGACGAAATAATTCTGGCAGCAGACACGATCGTCACCATCGCCGGAACAATTCTCGGCAAACCGGCAGACGAAAACCACGCCGGCGAAATGCTGAGACTGCTTGCCGGAAATATACACGAGGTCATCACCGGCGTTTGTCTGCGCGCCGCCGGCAAAGTTGTTTCGTTCAGCGTTTCTACTGCGGTGGAATTTCGCAAACTAGCTGATGATGAAATTGTTGCGTATATCAAAACCGGCGAGCCTTTGGATAAAGCCGGCGCCTATGCAATTCAGGGCGGCGCTGCCGGAATGGTACGGAAAATTAATGGTTCCTATTCGAATGTGGTTGGACTGCCGCTTTGTGAGGTTATAGAAGCCGTTAACGGTCTAACGTCTGAAAGTTAA
- a CDS encoding UDP-glucuronic acid decarboxylase family protein, producing MKKRALVTGGAGFLGSHLCNALLNRDYHVLCIDNFFTGRHKNVEHLAGNASFEIIEHDVCHPLHHVEVDEIYNLACPASPPHYQHDPIHTMKTSVFGALNMLGLAKRTGAKIFQASTSEVYGDPDVHPQPESYWGHVNPIGVRSCYDEGKRAAETLFYDYHRRHGIKIKIARIFNTYGPRMHPQDGRVVSNFIMQALAGDPITVYGDGKQTRSFCYVDDLIAAFLKLMDAPDEITGPVNTGNPDEFTMLELAEKVIGLTGSNSKLVFEPLPSDDPKQRRPDITLAKEKLGWEPLIPLNDGLKKTISYFKNYV from the coding sequence ATGAAAAAACGTGCACTTGTTACCGGCGGCGCCGGATTTCTCGGTTCACATTTGTGCAACGCGCTGCTGAATCGCGATTATCATGTACTGTGCATCGATAATTTTTTTACCGGACGGCACAAAAATGTGGAACATTTAGCCGGCAATGCTTCATTTGAGATTATCGAGCATGATGTTTGCCATCCGCTGCATCATGTTGAAGTGGATGAAATTTACAATCTCGCCTGTCCCGCATCGCCGCCGCACTATCAGCACGATCCGATTCATACCATGAAAACCAGCGTGTTCGGTGCGCTCAACATGCTCGGACTCGCCAAACGCACCGGTGCAAAAATTTTCCAGGCATCCACCAGTGAAGTGTACGGCGACCCTGATGTTCATCCGCAACCGGAAAGTTACTGGGGGCACGTCAATCCGATCGGTGTTCGCTCCTGCTATGACGAAGGCAAGCGCGCCGCTGAAACCCTCTTCTACGACTATCACCGCCGGCACGGTATAAAAATTAAAATCGCGCGCATTTTTAATACCTACGGTCCGCGCATGCATCCGCAAGACGGACGTGTCGTCAGTAATTTTATTATGCAGGCCCTGGCCGGCGATCCGATCACCGTGTACGGCGACGGAAAACAGACGCGCTCATTCTGCTATGTCGATGATTTGATTGCTGCGTTTCTGAAATTAATGGACGCACCGGACGAAATTACCGGTCCGGTTAACACCGGTAATCCCGATGAATTCACTATGCTTGAGCTTGCAGAAAAAGTGATTGGACTCACCGGCTCAAACTCAAAACTCGTCTTCGAACCGCTGCCGTCCGACGACCCGAAACAGCGCCGGCCCGATATCACACTCGCTAAAGAAAAACTCGGCTGGGAACCGCTGATTCCGCTCAATGACGGACTTAAAAAAACGATCTCTTATTTCAAGAATTATGTCTAA
- a CDS encoding VC0807 family protein produces the protein MRKQMTEKKKPFSDNPMFSLMLNVIIPVLILTLLSKEKYLGPVKAMIIALLFPILYGTHTLIKERRTDFIALLGIISVLLTGVFSIMELPPEWIACKEAAIPLIIGLAVVISLKTPWPLIKKLLMNHKLFDVDKIHEHLRERDNEQIFEKRLVGLTWGLASSFFLSAGLNYGLAKVILKSEPGTEAFAAEVGRMTGLSYIVVMLPSMAVMIAVLIALIKTLTGLTGLKMDDMLSAELREKTALPDSSPKEN, from the coding sequence GTGAGAAAACAAATGACCGAAAAGAAAAAACCGTTCAGCGACAATCCGATGTTCAGCCTCATGCTGAACGTTATCATTCCCGTTCTGATTCTCACTCTGCTCAGCAAAGAAAAATATCTCGGTCCGGTGAAGGCGATGATCATTGCGCTGCTGTTTCCGATCCTTTACGGAACACACACATTAATAAAAGAACGGCGTACCGACTTTATTGCACTGCTCGGCATCATCAGCGTACTGCTCACCGGTGTTTTCAGCATCATGGAACTGCCGCCCGAATGGATTGCCTGCAAAGAAGCCGCCATCCCGCTGATTATCGGACTCGCCGTTGTCATTTCATTAAAAACACCGTGGCCGCTCATTAAAAAATTATTGATGAATCACAAGCTGTTCGATGTCGATAAAATCCATGAACATCTACGTGAGCGTGATAACGAACAGATTTTTGAAAAACGACTCGTCGGGTTGACGTGGGGACTCGCCTCGTCATTTTTTCTTTCGGCCGGTTTAAATTACGGGTTGGCAAAAGTTATTTTAAAAAGCGAACCGGGTACCGAAGCGTTTGCCGCGGAAGTAGGGCGTATGACCGGATTGAGTTACATCGTCGTCATGCTGCCGAGCATGGCGGTGATGATCGCTGTACTTATCGCTCTTATTAAAACGCTTACCGGACTCACCGGCTTGAAAATGGACGATATGCTCTCTGCTGAATTACGGGAAAAAACAGCGCTGCCGGATTCTTCACCCAAAGAAAATTGA
- the alr gene encoding alanine racemase: protein MTHSWVEIDLGALKENVQSLRRSIPPDVEIIFVVKADAYNHGIIPVSCAAAEAGVKWLAVAYLDEALKIRAALPDVNILILGVLDSGDVATAYRNHIIPILANGDHARALAAEAARLGIELPVHLKIDTGMGRLGCPWNGVEALAAELKKFPALKISGACSHFAAVEPDSPHGATMQVERFETALHFLPENIFKHISSSRAALFFPEWDFSGIRQGIVLYGYGTGHPDGRFHTRPILQWKTRIVQIKQVPAGCAVGYVSTHVTENPTQIATLAVGYADGYNRALSNRGDVLIRGCRCAVVGRVSMNWVTVDLGPDLAAQTGDEAVLIGRQGGEEIWASELSKICRTIPYEILTSINAGIERRYIQ from the coding sequence ATGACGCACTCATGGGTGGAAATTGATCTCGGCGCACTGAAGGAAAATGTTCAGTCGTTGCGCCGTTCTATTCCGCCGGATGTCGAAATTATTTTTGTTGTTAAAGCCGATGCTTACAACCACGGAATTATTCCGGTATCATGCGCCGCCGCTGAAGCGGGTGTGAAATGGCTGGCAGTGGCTTATCTTGATGAGGCTCTGAAGATTCGTGCGGCGCTGCCGGACGTTAACATTCTTATTCTCGGTGTGCTCGATTCCGGTGATGTTGCAACGGCGTATCGGAATCACATCATTCCGATTCTCGCCAATGGTGATCATGCCCGCGCATTGGCAGCTGAAGCGGCGCGGCTGGGAATTGAGCTGCCGGTGCACCTGAAGATTGATACCGGTATGGGGCGGCTCGGCTGTCCGTGGAACGGAGTTGAAGCGCTGGCCGCTGAACTTAAAAAATTCCCGGCACTGAAAATTTCCGGTGCGTGCAGTCACTTTGCCGCCGTTGAGCCGGATTCACCGCACGGCGCAACAATGCAGGTTGAACGTTTTGAAACGGCATTACATTTTCTACCGGAAAATATTTTTAAACATATTTCCAGCAGCCGCGCCGCACTTTTCTTTCCTGAGTGGGATTTTAGCGGCATTCGCCAGGGCATTGTGCTGTACGGCTACGGCACCGGTCATCCGGACGGGCGGTTTCACACGCGCCCGATTCTGCAGTGGAAAACGCGGATTGTACAAATCAAACAGGTTCCGGCGGGCTGTGCAGTCGGTTACGTCAGCACACACGTTACTGAAAATCCAACGCAGATTGCAACGCTGGCGGTGGGTTACGCCGACGGTTATAACCGCGCGCTCAGTAATCGCGGCGACGTACTGATTCGCGGATGCCGGTGTGCGGTGGTCGGACGTGTCAGCATGAACTGGGTCACGGTCGATCTTGGTCCCGATCTCGCTGCACAAACCGGCGACGAGGCTGTTTTGATCGGCCGGCAGGGCGGTGAAGAAATCTGGGCAAGTGAACTTTCAAAAATCTGCCGCACCATTCCGTATGAAATTTTAACCAGCATTAATGCCGGCATTGAACGCCGGTATATCCAGTGA
- a CDS encoding IS30 family transposase: MEQAERSTPHPRKGKQLSQEERIQIEVLLRSGETAVHIARLLGRSERTVRRERQRGWLTCRTGRDSAEERYNAVRGQTVYERRRKTQVPAVIDPQLAAFPVEQIALKRCSPAVAAYRMKDEPYAVCMKTVYHLINHGRVPGVSDESLWEKRQRKRRYRPVHRIRKRAVAPGHSITDRPAAVETRGEFGHWEIDLIVSEKGALLSLTERKTRRLILRKLKSRSQAAVIRVLNEIERQMGVEAFRSVFKSITPDNGSELLDHAGMERSVGRGRRTHLYYAHPYSAWERGGNENTNRFIRRFIPKGRKPGRISRKMLHEIELWINTYPRKILNFETAEERFNQEIAA; the protein is encoded by the coding sequence ATGGAACAGGCAGAGCGTAGCACACCTCACCCGCGCAAAGGAAAACAGTTGAGTCAGGAAGAACGCATTCAGATTGAAGTGCTGTTGCGTTCCGGCGAAACCGCAGTTCACATCGCAAGGCTGCTCGGACGGTCGGAACGCACCGTCAGGCGGGAACGTCAGCGCGGCTGGCTGACCTGCCGTACCGGGCGCGATTCAGCCGAAGAGCGCTATAATGCAGTACGGGGTCAGACGGTGTATGAACGCCGGCGGAAAACGCAGGTTCCGGCAGTAATCGATCCGCAGTTGGCGGCGTTTCCGGTTGAACAGATTGCGCTCAAGCGATGCTCTCCGGCGGTGGCCGCGTACCGGATGAAAGATGAGCCCTATGCGGTGTGTATGAAAACGGTTTATCATCTGATTAATCACGGCAGAGTCCCCGGGGTGAGTGATGAGTCACTGTGGGAAAAGCGGCAGCGCAAACGCCGGTATCGTCCGGTTCACCGTATCCGTAAGCGTGCGGTGGCACCGGGACACAGTATTACAGACCGGCCGGCAGCGGTTGAAACCCGGGGCGAGTTCGGCCATTGGGAGATCGACCTGATCGTTAGTGAGAAAGGCGCACTGCTCTCATTAACGGAACGCAAAACCCGGCGGCTGATCCTGCGGAAACTGAAAAGCCGGAGTCAGGCGGCGGTGATTCGTGTACTCAATGAGATCGAACGGCAGATGGGGGTCGAGGCGTTCCGGAGCGTATTTAAAAGCATTACCCCGGATAACGGGAGTGAACTGCTTGATCATGCGGGAATGGAACGTTCCGTTGGCAGGGGCAGGCGGACGCATCTGTATTATGCCCATCCGTACAGTGCGTGGGAACGCGGCGGCAATGAGAATACCAACCGGTTCATCCGGCGGTTTATTCCGAAAGGGAGAAAGCCGGGACGCATCAGCAGAAAAATGCTTCACGAGATCGAACTATGGATTAACACCTATCCACGCAAGATTTTAAATTTTGAAACAGCGGAAGAACGGTTCAATCAGGAAATCGCGGCATGA